From a single Bacillus pumilus genomic region:
- a CDS encoding 8-oxo-dGTP diphosphatase, giving the protein MQRVTNCVLHHEDQVLLLQKPRRGWWVAPGGKMESGESVKDSVVREFREETGIYILNPQLKGVFTFTIKEGDQIVQEWMMFTFMSDSFTGKNVTESEEGILKWHDVKDVPHLPMAPGDSHILDFMLKGKGLLHGTFTYTPDFELIAYRLDPQGD; this is encoded by the coding sequence ATGCAACGAGTAACCAATTGTGTGCTGCATCACGAAGACCAAGTTCTCTTGCTGCAAAAGCCGAGACGGGGCTGGTGGGTAGCGCCGGGCGGTAAAATGGAAAGCGGAGAATCGGTCAAGGATTCAGTCGTTCGAGAGTTTAGAGAAGAAACAGGTATTTATATTTTAAATCCTCAGTTAAAAGGTGTTTTTACTTTTACAATAAAAGAAGGCGATCAAATCGTTCAAGAGTGGATGATGTTCACCTTTATGTCAGATTCATTTACTGGAAAAAACGTGACAGAGTCGGAGGAAGGTATTTTAAAGTGGCACGATGTCAAGGATGTGCCTCATTTACCGATGGCTCCAGGAGATTCCCATATTCTTGATTTCATGCTGAAGGGAAAAGGACTGCTGCACGGTACTTTTACGTATACACCTGATTTTGAATTGATTGCTTATCGGTTAGATCCTCAAGGAGACTAA
- the hisA gene encoding 1-(5-phosphoribosyl)-5-[(5-phosphoribosylamino)methylideneamino]imidazole-4-carboxamide isomerase, translating into MSEFTLYPAIDMRNGKCVRLVQGDYDQETIYGDSPLDMAMRFANEGAKWIHLVDLDGAKAGKRVNHEHVLAIASSLDVNVQIGGGIRSEEDVAFYLNNGVARVILGSSAVSNPDFVKKMLAQYGEKIAIGIDARNGFVSTEGWLETSKVKAEELGKELAKEGAEVFIFTDIQMDGMLSGPNVESTVRLAEATGKQVIASGGVSTVADLQKLSAQKQTGVSGAIIGKALYTKQFTLSEAFEGLDRL; encoded by the coding sequence ATGAGTGAATTTACATTGTATCCAGCGATCGATATGAGAAATGGCAAATGTGTAAGACTTGTACAAGGAGATTATGATCAAGAAACCATTTATGGAGATTCGCCTCTCGATATGGCGATGAGGTTTGCAAATGAAGGAGCAAAGTGGATTCATCTCGTTGACCTAGATGGTGCAAAAGCAGGGAAACGCGTCAATCATGAGCATGTGCTTGCGATTGCTTCTTCATTAGATGTGAATGTACAAATTGGCGGAGGCATTCGGTCAGAAGAAGACGTGGCCTTTTATTTAAACAATGGCGTAGCTAGGGTGATCCTTGGCAGCTCGGCTGTTTCTAATCCTGATTTTGTGAAAAAAATGCTCGCACAATATGGGGAGAAAATAGCGATTGGCATTGATGCGCGAAATGGTTTTGTATCGACTGAGGGGTGGCTTGAAACGTCAAAAGTGAAGGCAGAGGAACTCGGCAAGGAATTGGCAAAGGAAGGTGCAGAGGTCTTTATTTTCACGGATATTCAAATGGATGGCATGCTGTCTGGTCCCAATGTAGAAAGTACGGTTCGCTTAGCAGAAGCCACCGGCAAACAAGTCATTGCTTCAGGTGGTGTCAGTACGGTAGCTGATCTTCAAAAGCTGTCAGCACAAAAACAGACAGGGGTTTCTGGCGCGATCATTGGAAAGGCACTTTACACGAAGCAGTTCACGTTATCGGAAGCATTTGAAGGACTTGACCGCCTATGA
- the hisF gene encoding imidazole glycerol phosphate synthase subunit HisF: MMTKRIIPCLDVKEGRVVKGVQFLGLKDAGDPVELAQMYDEEGADELVFLDISASHEGRKTMVDVVKQVASTLAIPFTVGGGIHHLDDMKRILRAGADKVSVNTAAVLRPELITEGADFFGSQCMVVAIDAKYDEEKKAYMVYTHGGRRQTDIEVSDWAKEAVRRGAGEILLTSMDADGEKTGFDHRLTKLVSEAVTVPVIASGGAGNAQHMLEAFTKGEADAALAASIFHYKETSIQEVKTYLREHGVKVR; the protein is encoded by the coding sequence ATGATGACAAAACGAATCATCCCATGTCTCGATGTGAAGGAAGGGCGCGTTGTCAAAGGGGTGCAATTCCTTGGTTTAAAGGATGCTGGTGACCCGGTAGAATTAGCGCAGATGTATGATGAGGAAGGGGCGGATGAACTCGTCTTCCTTGATATTTCTGCCTCACATGAAGGCCGGAAAACGATGGTGGATGTGGTCAAGCAAGTCGCGTCCACTCTTGCCATCCCTTTTACAGTAGGGGGCGGTATTCACCACCTTGATGATATGAAGCGCATATTAAGAGCAGGTGCAGACAAAGTGTCTGTGAATACAGCGGCTGTTTTAAGACCGGAACTCATAACAGAAGGCGCCGATTTTTTCGGTTCCCAGTGCATGGTCGTTGCAATAGATGCAAAGTACGATGAAGAGAAAAAAGCATACATGGTTTACACACACGGAGGACGCCGTCAAACAGATATAGAGGTCAGCGATTGGGCGAAAGAAGCGGTGAGGAGAGGAGCAGGCGAGATTTTGCTGACAAGCATGGATGCCGATGGTGAAAAAACAGGCTTTGACCATCGATTGACAAAGCTTGTATCAGAAGCAGTCACTGTACCAGTTATCGCCTCTGGAGGCGCTGGCAACGCCCAGCATATGCTGGAAGCATTTACAAAAGGAGAAGCGGATGCCGCATTAGCAGCCTCCATTTTTCATTATAAAGAGACGTCCATTCAAGAGGTAAAGACATATTTGAGAGAACACGGGGTGAAGGTCAGATGA
- the hisB gene encoding imidazoleglycerol-phosphate dehydratase HisB produces the protein MRQAETARQTNETNISLALEIDGEGKADIQTDVPFMTHMLDLFTKHGHFNLTVDAKGDTDVDDHHTTEDIGIVLGQMFKEALGDKKGIKRYGSSFVPMDETLAQVVVDLSNRPHLEMRAVFPSQKVGTFDTELVHEFLWKFALEARINLHVIVHYGTNTHHMIEAIFKAVARALDEATTIDPRVKGIPSTKGML, from the coding sequence ATGAGACAGGCGGAAACAGCGAGACAAACAAATGAAACGAATATTTCGTTAGCATTAGAGATTGATGGAGAAGGAAAAGCGGATATTCAAACAGACGTCCCTTTTATGACACACATGCTTGATTTATTTACGAAGCATGGACACTTTAATTTGACCGTTGATGCCAAAGGGGATACGGATGTTGATGATCACCACACAACTGAAGATATCGGCATCGTGCTTGGGCAAATGTTTAAGGAAGCGTTAGGTGATAAAAAGGGGATTAAGCGGTATGGCTCAAGCTTTGTTCCGATGGATGAAACGCTTGCTCAGGTCGTGGTCGATTTAAGTAATCGTCCTCATTTAGAAATGAGAGCGGTCTTTCCAAGTCAAAAGGTCGGTACTTTTGATACAGAGCTCGTGCATGAGTTTCTTTGGAAATTTGCACTAGAAGCTCGTATTAATCTTCATGTGATTGTTCACTACGGAACCAATACGCACCATATGATTGAAGCTATTTTTAAAGCGGTGGCACGTGCTTTAGATGAAGCAACAACCATTGATCCACGTGTGAAAGGGATTCCTTCGACAAAGGGGATGCTCTAA
- a CDS encoding tetratricopeptide repeat protein: MSKYTSQNNHTQVVQLFQDGHYFFHKGLKAYRERNLSRASKLIQRAIVLEPENVEMLSQLAIIYTEMGHYQQSNELLDFILEHIDENMSECHYFKANNYANLGLFQEAYKSATAYASLEEDGEFSDENDDLLDLLDMSEEGDEDFPYDQDDLIVKQDQANHLLESGRLDEAIEMLEQMIVEYPEFWSAYNNLALAYFYSGQIHQAKEMLNRVLHENPGNLHALCNQLVFYHYEKEEEKVNVLAKQLTHVYPILSEQRYKLGATFALVGEFEWAFKWLYSLYKTGFQGDSTFLYWLASAAYHTGHKTLAQTVWDKMVEEDIDADEIKPWQDKPEETEPMVSIEERLTAYYVSKQKGERDVLQSVLDARAAKTAFEQQFIELLLYEDEMEEHSFSEDAVFAKQAASSLEEAVQPDSHMPYFWLFHIIQQARASGVEKKNAPAWAAASYYLWVNEQEETAVSKKEIAASFQISAQTLSKYEQIICTLID, translated from the coding sequence GTGAGTAAATACACTTCTCAAAATAATCACACACAAGTCGTCCAGCTATTCCAAGATGGGCATTACTTTTTTCATAAAGGTCTAAAAGCATATAGAGAAAGAAATTTATCTAGAGCAAGTAAGCTGATACAGCGGGCCATCGTACTAGAGCCTGAAAATGTAGAAATGCTGTCACAGCTTGCCATTATTTATACTGAAATGGGTCATTACCAACAATCAAATGAACTGCTTGATTTTATCCTTGAACACATCGATGAAAACATGTCTGAGTGTCACTATTTTAAAGCCAATAACTATGCCAATCTCGGACTGTTTCAAGAGGCATATAAATCAGCTACTGCTTATGCCTCGTTAGAAGAGGATGGGGAATTTTCAGATGAAAATGATGATCTTCTCGACCTGCTCGATATGAGCGAAGAAGGAGACGAAGATTTTCCTTATGATCAGGATGATCTGATTGTGAAGCAGGATCAAGCGAATCATTTGCTGGAAAGCGGCAGGCTTGATGAAGCCATTGAGATGTTAGAACAGATGATTGTGGAGTATCCAGAATTTTGGTCAGCGTATAACAATCTCGCTTTGGCCTATTTTTATTCTGGGCAAATCCATCAGGCAAAAGAGATGTTGAACCGGGTTCTTCATGAAAATCCGGGTAATCTGCATGCCCTTTGCAACCAGCTTGTCTTCTATCATTATGAAAAAGAAGAAGAGAAGGTCAATGTGTTAGCGAAGCAATTAACGCACGTGTATCCAATATTAAGTGAACAGCGTTATAAGCTTGGCGCAACATTTGCCCTCGTTGGAGAATTTGAATGGGCCTTTAAATGGCTTTATTCCTTGTACAAAACAGGTTTTCAGGGAGATAGTACATTTTTATACTGGCTCGCAAGCGCAGCTTATCATACAGGGCATAAAACGCTTGCACAGACGGTTTGGGATAAGATGGTCGAAGAAGATATCGATGCAGATGAAATAAAGCCGTGGCAGGATAAACCTGAGGAGACGGAGCCAATGGTCTCCATTGAAGAGCGGCTGACTGCGTACTATGTCAGCAAACAAAAAGGAGAACGTGACGTTCTTCAATCTGTTCTTGATGCACGCGCAGCGAAAACAGCCTTTGAGCAGCAATTCATTGAACTACTCTTATATGAAGACGAAATGGAAGAACACTCGTTTTCAGAAGATGCGGTTTTCGCAAAACAGGCGGCATCCAGTTTGGAAGAAGCTGTTCAGCCTGACAGTCATATGCCTTATTTTTGGTTATTCCATATCATTCAGCAGGCACGTGCTTCTGGCGTAGAGAAGAAAAATGCACCTGCATGGGCAGCAGCCTCTTATTATTTATGGGTGAATGAACAAGAAGAAACAGCTGTCAGTAAAAAAGAGATCGCAGCCTCTTTTCAGATCAGCGCTCAAACACTGTCTAAATATGAACAAATCATTTGTACGTTAATTGATTAA
- the trxB gene encoding thioredoxin-disulfide reductase: protein MSEEKIYDTIIIGAGPAGMTAAVYTSRGNLSTLMIERGIPGGQMANTEDVENYPGFESILGPELSNKMFEHAKKFGAEYAYGDIKEIVDGEEYKIVKAGSKEYKGRSVIIAAGAEYKKIGAPGEKELGGRGVSYCAVCDGAFFKNKELVVIGGGDSAVEEGVYLTRFASKVTIVHRRDKLRAQSILQARAFDNEKIDFMWNKTVKQINEENGKVGSVTLIDTVTGEEEDFKTDGAFIYIGMLPLSKPFENLGITNEEGYIETNERMETRVEGIFAAGDIREKTLRQIVTATGDGSIAAQSAQHYVEELEEKLKAMK from the coding sequence GTGTCAGAAGAAAAAATCTACGATACGATCATCATTGGAGCGGGACCTGCCGGAATGACAGCCGCTGTTTATACATCACGAGGAAATCTTTCAACATTGATGATTGAAAGAGGAATTCCAGGCGGACAAATGGCAAATACTGAAGATGTCGAGAACTATCCTGGCTTTGAAAGCATTTTAGGGCCAGAGCTTTCAAATAAAATGTTTGAGCATGCGAAGAAATTCGGTGCTGAGTATGCATATGGCGATATTAAAGAAATCGTAGACGGCGAAGAATACAAGATCGTCAAAGCAGGTTCAAAAGAATACAAAGGACGCTCTGTCATTATTGCAGCAGGAGCTGAATATAAAAAAATTGGTGCACCAGGCGAAAAAGAACTTGGTGGCCGAGGTGTTTCTTACTGTGCAGTGTGTGACGGTGCTTTCTTTAAGAACAAAGAGCTCGTGGTCATTGGCGGCGGAGACTCTGCGGTAGAAGAGGGTGTGTACCTCACTCGCTTTGCTTCAAAAGTAACAATCGTTCACAGACGTGATAAACTTCGTGCACAAAGCATTTTACAAGCACGTGCTTTTGATAATGAAAAAATCGACTTTATGTGGAACAAAACCGTTAAACAAATTAATGAAGAAAACGGAAAAGTCGGCAGTGTGACATTGATTGATACGGTGACTGGTGAAGAAGAAGACTTTAAAACAGACGGCGCCTTCATCTATATCGGAATGCTCCCACTATCTAAACCATTCGAAAATCTCGGCATTACAAATGAAGAAGGATACATCGAGACAAACGAAAGAATGGAAACGAGAGTGGAAGGCATTTTCGCTGCTGGCGACATTCGGGAAAAAACACTACGTCAAATTGTGACAGCAACAGGCGACGGAAGTATTGCAGCACAGAGTGCACAGCATTATGTAGAAGAGCTTGAAGAAAAGCTAAAAGCAATGAAATAA
- the hisIE gene encoding bifunctional phosphoribosyl-AMP cyclohydrolase/phosphoribosyl-ATP diphosphatase HisIE, producing MKQADELTFNEAGLIPAIVQDAQSKEVLTLAYMNQESYQKTLETGETWFYSRSRNELWHKGATSGHIQRVTSIRYDCDKDALLVLVAPSGPACHTGTYSCFSEEDVKGQNEGQDRFAILNELEQVIAKRQAEMPEGAYTTYLFEKGVDKILKKVGEEASEVIIAAKNRDQEELKWETADLLYHLLVLLREQQLPFDDVLKVLKKRHQGE from the coding sequence ATGAAACAGGCGGATGAATTAACTTTTAATGAAGCAGGTCTCATACCTGCGATCGTACAGGACGCTCAAAGTAAGGAAGTATTGACACTAGCGTATATGAATCAAGAATCCTATCAAAAAACGCTGGAGACAGGTGAAACATGGTTTTATAGCCGGTCGAGAAATGAGCTTTGGCACAAAGGCGCCACGTCTGGACATATCCAGCGGGTCACTTCCATTCGATATGATTGTGACAAGGATGCTCTCCTTGTCCTTGTCGCGCCAAGCGGCCCAGCCTGCCATACTGGCACCTATAGCTGCTTTTCGGAAGAAGACGTGAAGGGTCAAAATGAAGGGCAGGATCGTTTTGCGATTTTAAATGAACTGGAACAGGTCATTGCAAAGCGTCAGGCAGAAATGCCAGAAGGCGCTTATACAACCTATCTATTTGAAAAAGGGGTTGATAAAATCCTTAAAAAAGTAGGGGAAGAAGCGTCAGAGGTTATTATTGCAGCGAAAAACCGAGATCAAGAAGAATTGAAATGGGAAACAGCTGACCTCTTGTATCATCTTCTTGTGTTATTACGTGAGCAGCAATTGCCGTTTGATGATGTATTGAAGGTATTAAAAAAACGTCATCAAGGTGAATGA
- the whiA gene encoding DNA-binding protein WhiA encodes MSFASETKKELTNLDVKDCCTKAELSALIRMNGSLSFSNRKLILDIQTENAAIARRIYTLLKKKYDVTVELLVRKKMRLKKNNVYIVRLVERAKTILEDLKILGEQFVFERNISEELVKKRCCKRSYMRGAFLAGGSVNNPETSSYHLEIFSLYKEHNDALCELMNQFHLNSKTLERKKGYITYMKEAEKITEFLSVVGAHNSLLRFEDVRIVRDMRNSVNRLVNCETANLNKTIGASLRQVENIQFIDEKIGLDALPDKLREIAKLRVDYQEVTLKELGEMVESGKISKSGINHRLRKLDQIAEQLRNGQAVTLK; translated from the coding sequence ATGTCATTTGCATCCGAAACAAAAAAAGAGCTGACTAATCTGGACGTGAAGGACTGCTGCACTAAAGCAGAGCTTTCTGCCCTCATCCGTATGAACGGTTCATTATCTTTTTCTAATCGAAAATTGATTTTAGATATACAGACAGAGAACGCAGCCATCGCAAGACGTATTTATACACTGCTCAAAAAGAAATACGATGTGACAGTCGAGCTACTCGTTCGTAAAAAAATGAGATTAAAAAAGAATAATGTGTATATTGTCAGACTGGTAGAACGAGCAAAAACCATTTTAGAGGATTTGAAAATATTAGGTGAGCAATTTGTATTTGAGCGCAATATTTCTGAAGAGCTCGTCAAAAAAAGATGCTGCAAGCGCTCCTATATGAGAGGTGCTTTTTTAGCAGGCGGTTCTGTAAATAATCCAGAAACATCTTCCTATCACCTTGAGATTTTTTCACTCTATAAAGAACATAATGATGCTCTTTGTGAGCTGATGAATCAATTTCATCTCAACAGTAAAACACTTGAGCGTAAAAAAGGATACATCACGTATATGAAAGAAGCTGAAAAAATTACGGAATTCTTAAGTGTTGTAGGTGCACATAACTCACTTCTTCGCTTTGAAGACGTTCGGATCGTCCGTGATATGCGGAATTCCGTGAACCGGCTTGTTAATTGTGAAACAGCAAACTTGAATAAAACGATTGGTGCATCACTGCGTCAGGTCGAGAATATTCAATTTATTGATGAAAAAATTGGACTTGATGCCCTGCCCGACAAGCTGCGTGAAATTGCAAAACTGCGAGTCGATTATCAAGAGGTCACGCTGAAGGAACTGGGAGAAATGGTGGAGAGCGGCAAGATCAGCAAATCAGGGATTAATCACCGTTTAAGAAAACTAGATCAAATTGCAGAGCAATTACGAAACGGACAAGCTGTTACACTCAAATAG
- a CDS encoding gluconeogenesis factor YvcK family protein — protein MTTLPKVVILGGGTGLSVLLRGLKTKPVDITAIVTVADDGGSSGRLRHDLNIPPPGDIRNVLAALSDVEPLVEDLFQHRFNKGNDLTGHSLGNLILAAMTNITGDFFHAVTEMSKVLNVRGKVLPAANSSVVLHAELENGQVVTGESKIPTYGERIKRVFLTPDTIEPLPESIQVIREADLIVIGPGSLYTSILPNLLVPHIGEEVIRSKAKKVYICNVMTQPGETLSYSAADHVQALNDHMVRPFINTIFVNNKEIPEEIKAKYAEEQAQPVQFDTDVLKAMGLEVIPGEIITYDQHVIRHDTLKVASLLVDLLHQKK, from the coding sequence ATGACGACACTTCCAAAGGTAGTCATTCTTGGCGGGGGCACTGGCTTATCTGTATTGCTCAGAGGGTTGAAAACAAAGCCAGTGGACATTACCGCTATTGTAACGGTTGCTGATGACGGAGGCAGCTCAGGCAGACTGAGGCATGATTTGAATATTCCGCCTCCTGGTGATATTCGAAACGTCCTTGCGGCTCTCTCTGATGTTGAACCGCTTGTAGAAGACTTATTTCAGCACCGTTTTAACAAAGGGAATGACTTAACAGGTCACTCTCTTGGCAACCTCATTCTTGCGGCCATGACAAATATAACCGGTGATTTTTTTCATGCCGTCACAGAAATGAGCAAGGTGTTAAATGTGAGAGGAAAAGTGTTGCCAGCAGCGAATTCAAGTGTTGTACTTCATGCTGAATTAGAGAATGGGCAAGTGGTAACAGGAGAATCAAAAATCCCAACCTACGGTGAACGAATTAAACGAGTGTTCCTCACACCCGATACCATTGAACCGCTCCCAGAATCGATTCAAGTCATTCGTGAAGCTGATTTAATCGTTATTGGCCCAGGCAGCTTGTATACAAGTATTTTACCAAACTTACTTGTACCGCATATTGGTGAAGAAGTGATTCGCTCAAAGGCGAAGAAAGTGTATATCTGCAATGTCATGACGCAGCCGGGGGAAACGCTTTCCTATAGTGCAGCCGATCATGTGCAAGCATTAAACGATCATATGGTTCGTCCATTTATCAATACTATATTTGTGAACAATAAAGAAATTCCAGAAGAAATTAAAGCAAAATATGCCGAAGAACAGGCTCAGCCTGTACAGTTCGACACAGATGTACTTAAAGCAATGGGACTGGAAGTCATCCCTGGGGAAATCATTACATATGACCAGCATGTGATTCGTCACGACACGCTGAAAGTAGCCTCGCTGCTTGTCGATCTGTTACATCAGAAAAAATAG
- the rapZ gene encoding RNase adapter RapZ, with protein MNTHKQEDIQLVIITGMSGAGKTVAIQSFEDLGYFCVDNLPPSLLPKFLELMKESNSKMSKVALVMDLRGREFFDSLIAALDEMSDLDWIIPRILFLDANDKVLVSRYKETRRSHPLATTGLPLEGIAMERDLLEELKGRAQMIFDTSDLKPKQLREKIVTHFATNQGQVFTVNVMSFGFKYGLPIDADLVFDVRFLPNPYYIESMRPQTGNDEEVRSYVMKWSETQKFTEKLIDLLSFMLPSYKREGKSQLVIAIGCTGGQHRSVTLANYLSEYFKNDYYTHVTHRDIEKRSRK; from the coding sequence ATGAATACGCACAAACAAGAAGATATTCAGCTTGTGATTATTACAGGAATGTCAGGTGCGGGGAAAACCGTTGCCATTCAAAGCTTTGAAGACTTAGGTTATTTCTGTGTAGATAACTTGCCGCCGTCACTTTTACCGAAGTTTCTAGAGCTCATGAAGGAATCGAATTCTAAGATGAGCAAGGTAGCGCTTGTGATGGATTTGCGCGGACGTGAATTTTTTGACAGCTTAATTGCAGCCTTAGATGAAATGAGTGATCTTGACTGGATCATACCAAGAATTTTATTTTTAGATGCAAACGACAAGGTGCTTGTCTCAAGATACAAAGAAACGAGACGTTCACACCCTCTTGCGACAACAGGATTGCCGCTCGAAGGAATCGCGATGGAACGCGATCTGTTAGAAGAGTTAAAAGGCCGGGCTCAAATGATTTTTGACACATCGGACTTAAAACCAAAACAGCTGCGAGAAAAAATTGTGACGCACTTTGCGACCAATCAAGGACAGGTGTTTACAGTAAACGTGATGTCCTTTGGCTTTAAGTACGGTCTCCCGATTGATGCTGATCTTGTATTTGACGTGAGATTCCTGCCGAATCCTTACTATATCGAGAGCATGCGTCCACAGACTGGAAACGACGAAGAAGTGCGTTCCTATGTAATGAAGTGGAGCGAGACACAGAAATTCACAGAGAAATTAATCGACCTGCTCAGCTTTATGCTTCCATCCTACAAACGAGAAGGAAAGAGCCAGCTTGTGATCGCCATTGGCTGTACAGGCGGACAGCATCGATCGGTGACGCTTGCCAATTACTTATCGGAGTATTTTAAAAATGATTACTATACACATGTCACTCACCGGGACATTGAAAAGAGAAGTCGAAAATAG
- the hisH gene encoding imidazole glycerol phosphate synthase subunit HisH encodes MIGVIDYGMGNLFSVSKALERAGARYIVSADVEELKKADAYILPGVGSFRDAMQLLKQTGLEAFIHQVVQEGKLLFGICLGMQLLFEESEEAGRTKGLGLLKGRVVLLKDRDQDGQRLKVPHMGWNELTFHQPSPLFDGVPEGFAYFVHSYYVSDMNQEEQLASADYGVQVPAVVGKGNVLGAQFHPEKSSTTGMALLKQFIQLANEQRVNK; translated from the coding sequence ATGATCGGAGTCATTGATTACGGAATGGGAAATTTGTTCAGCGTATCAAAAGCACTGGAACGAGCAGGTGCCCGTTATATTGTCTCCGCTGATGTGGAGGAGCTCAAAAAGGCAGATGCTTATATTTTGCCTGGGGTCGGTTCGTTTCGTGATGCGATGCAGCTGTTAAAACAGACAGGACTTGAGGCGTTTATCCACCAGGTTGTACAGGAAGGCAAGCTGCTATTTGGCATTTGCCTTGGCATGCAGCTCTTATTTGAAGAAAGTGAAGAGGCAGGACGTACGAAAGGATTGGGGCTGCTAAAAGGGCGTGTCGTTCTTTTAAAGGATCGTGATCAGGACGGGCAAAGACTGAAGGTCCCTCATATGGGGTGGAATGAGCTCACATTTCATCAGCCCTCCCCATTGTTTGACGGTGTACCAGAAGGATTTGCATACTTTGTTCACTCTTATTATGTGAGCGATATGAATCAAGAGGAGCAATTAGCAAGTGCGGATTATGGCGTTCAAGTACCTGCAGTTGTCGGCAAGGGGAATGTGCTTGGTGCACAATTTCATCCTGAAAAAAGCAGTACAACGGGCATGGCGCTGCTCAAACAATTTATTCAATTAGCAAACGAACAGAGGGTGAACAAATGA
- a CDS encoding coiled-coil domain-containing protein, with protein MKKFITFGLASVIGASGLFIPFTHEANAQNFEQKKQELDSKQSEVNKNLEKKKDELSKLEAKQEALALKLKEIDEKALKTSDQIEEKQKENEKTKKEIKALKKEIADTEKRIEDRNKFLKKRVRALQESGGSTKYIDVLLGAKSFSDFISRAGAVSTLINADSEIIKEQEKDKAELQKSENELNTKLEDVQKTLTKLETLQTDLNQQLDEKDKLFKQVKKQKGSASSEISELNSEANSIASEKDATIAAQKQAEKDAREAAQKAQEEKAQRQQQRQASVQAEDNSSNNDSSPSSSTNSGSSNNNNSSTPSKKPSSGGGSPVSSNVGGIEGAISTGSSIVGQSPYKWGGGRSQADIDARRFDCSSFVRWAFASAGINLGPVGGTSTSTLVGKGRAVSASDMKRGDLVFFDTYKVNGHVGIYLGNGTFLNDNSSRGVSVDSMSNVYWKRTFKGVVRRVVE; from the coding sequence GTGAAAAAGTTTATTACTTTCGGTTTAGCTTCGGTCATCGGAGCGAGCGGTTTATTTATCCCATTTACGCATGAAGCAAACGCACAGAACTTTGAACAAAAGAAACAAGAGCTGGACAGCAAACAATCTGAGGTCAACAAAAACCTTGAAAAGAAAAAAGACGAGCTTTCAAAGCTTGAAGCAAAGCAAGAGGCACTTGCACTAAAGCTAAAAGAAATTGACGAAAAAGCTTTAAAAACAAGTGATCAAATCGAAGAAAAACAAAAAGAAAATGAAAAAACAAAAAAAGAAATCAAAGCACTGAAAAAAGAAATTGCTGATACTGAAAAACGTATTGAAGATCGAAACAAATTCTTGAAAAAGCGTGTACGTGCGCTTCAAGAAAGCGGCGGTTCTACAAAATACATAGATGTATTACTAGGAGCGAAAAGCTTTAGCGATTTCATCAGCCGTGCAGGTGCAGTATCTACACTCATCAATGCAGACAGCGAAATCATTAAAGAGCAAGAAAAAGACAAAGCAGAGCTTCAAAAGTCTGAAAACGAATTAAACACAAAGCTTGAAGATGTTCAAAAGACACTGACAAAGCTTGAAACGCTTCAAACAGACTTGAATCAACAGCTTGATGAAAAAGACAAGCTATTCAAGCAAGTGAAAAAGCAAAAGGGAAGTGCATCTTCTGAAATCAGCGAGTTAAACAGTGAAGCTAACAGCATTGCATCTGAAAAAGACGCAACAATTGCTGCACAAAAACAAGCTGAAAAAGACGCAAGAGAAGCAGCTCAAAAAGCACAAGAAGAAAAGGCGCAAAGACAACAGCAGCGTCAAGCAAGTGTTCAAGCGGAAGACAACAGCTCAAATAACGATAGCAGCCCGTCTTCTTCAACTAACAGTGGATCATCTAATAACAACAACAGCAGTACACCAAGCAAGAAGCCATCTTCTGGCGGTGGATCACCTGTCAGCAGTAACGTAGGCGGAATCGAAGGTGCAATCAGCACAGGTTCTTCCATTGTTGGACAATCTCCATATAAATGGGGTGGCGGCAGATCACAAGCTGATATTGACGCACGTCGTTTTGACTGTTCTTCATTCGTTCGCTGGGCATTTGCATCAGCAGGCATCAACCTTGGACCAGTTGGCGGTACATCAACAAGCACGCTTGTAGGTAAAGGAAGAGCTGTAAGTGCATCTGATATGAAACGCGGAGACCTTGTGTTCTTCGATACGTATAAAGTAAATGGACACGTTGGTATTTACTTAGGAAATGGTACATTCTTGAACGATAACAGCTCTCGCGGTGTTTCAGTTGACTCTATGAGCAATGTTTACTGGAAAAGAACATTCAAGGGCGTTGTAAGAAGAGTCGTTGAATAA